In a genomic window of Wyeomyia smithii strain HCP4-BCI-WySm-NY-G18 chromosome 1, ASM2978416v1, whole genome shotgun sequence:
- the LOC129718110 gene encoding uncharacterized protein LOC129718110 yields MTVNEKTPLVPQEYQKKSYVISIPQEDYNNNTTTSLISEYDTYALTKDELAKFIDDPFWNRVRQICFFLYWLICLVALAISCYIAASALEAGFCETTNNGAFSENMTTVVNTVAADSATQTATGDIGIILRLLSQPS; encoded by the exons atgaccgttaacgAGAAAACCCCACTAGTGCCCCAGGAGTACCAGAAAAAATCCTACGTCATTTCGATACCACAAGAAGATTACAACAACAACACCACCACGAGTCTAATTAGTGAATA tGATACGTACGCTTTGACGAAGGACGAATTGGCCAAGTTCATTGACGACCCGTTCTGGAACCGCGTGCGGCAAATTTGCTTCTTCTTGTACTGGTTAATTTGTCTGGTAGCGTTGGCAATATCATGTTACATTGCCGCGTCCGCCCTGGAGGCCGGGTTTTGCGAAACAACGAACAACGGAGCTTTTTCGGAGAATATGACGACAGTGGTAAATACGGTTGCGGCCGATAGTGCCACGCAAACAGCGACGGGAGACATCGGTATAATCTTGCGTCTGCTCAGTCAACCGTCCTGA